The Perca fluviatilis chromosome 2, GENO_Pfluv_1.0, whole genome shotgun sequence genome includes a region encoding these proteins:
- the LOC120544494 gene encoding zinc finger protein 239-like, whose translation MPSNEDNTWEPQDNLDLDLITDYMQKRKEKEKEKEKKEGKWKVVGEASGDSEERRSKRKKEEHCDKSFTRSGYLKIHQRVHTGEKPYSCDQCGKTFSGNDDLKKHQRVHTGEKPYWCEQCGKGFTQNCNLKVHRSVHSGEKPYWCDLCGKTFSDNGALKIHQRIHTGEKPYSCDLCGKTFTHSNNLKSHRRVHTGEKPYWCDQCGETFSQSGALKRHQRIHTGEKPYCCEQCGETFSQSSALKTHQRIHTGEKPYSCDLCGKTFSRSTSLKSHRRSHTGEKPYNCDLCGKTFSLSNYLKKHQRIHTGEKPYSCDLCGKTFSLSHSLKQHQRVHTGEKPYWCEQCGKTFSHSSNLKKHQLIHTAVL comes from the exons ATGCCCTCAAA TGAGGATAACACATGGGAGCCACAAGACAACCTGGACCTCGACCTTATCACCGACTATATGCAGAAACgcaaggagaaggagaaggagaaggagaagaaggagggcaAGTGGAAAGTTGTCGGTGAGGCCTCGGGAGACTCAGAGGAGCGACggagcaagaggaagaaggaggag cactgtgacaaatccttcacaagatctggatatttaaagattcatcagagagttcacactggagagaagccttacagctgtgatcaatgtggtaaaaccttttctgGGAATGATGACCTTAAAAAACACcagcgtgttcacactggagagaagccgtactggtgtgaacaatgtgggaaaggTTTTACTCAGAATTGTAACCTTAAAGTTCACCGAAGTGTTCActctggagagaagccgtactggtgtgatctttgtgggaaaactttttctgATAATGGGGCCCTTAAaatacatcaacgcattcacactggagagaagccttacagctgtgatcttTGTGGGAAAACTTTTACTCATAGCAATAACCTTAAGTCTcaccgacgtgttcacactggagagaagccgtactggtgtgatcaatgtggggaaACTTTTTCTCAGAGTGGGGCCCTTAAaagacatcaacgcattcacactggagagaagccgtactgttGTGAACAGTGTGGGGAAACTTTTTCTCAGAGTAGTGCCCTTAAaacacatcaacgcattcacactggagagaagccgtacagctgtgatctatGTGGTAAAACTTTTTCTCGGAGCACTAGCCTTAAATCTCACCGACGTagtcacactggagagaagccgtacaatTGTGATCTATGTGGGAAAACGTTTTCTCTGAGTAATTACCTTAAAAaacaccagcgcattcacactggagagaagccgtacagttGTGATCTATGTGGGAAAACGTTTTCTCTGAGTCATAGCCTTAAACAACACCAGcgcgttcacactggagagaagccgtactggtgtgaacaatgtgggaaaacgttTTCTCACAGTAGTAACCTTAAAAAACACCAGCTCATTCACACTGCCGTGTTGTGA